In Dehalococcoidia bacterium, one DNA window encodes the following:
- a CDS encoding site-2 protease family protein yields MLFSYLDLLEVSLWLFLVFFGSVLGALLVGITFHEFSHAFAAYSLGDPTARNMGRLSLNPKVHLDPMGTLLLFIGGFGWGKPVPVNHFRLRNGPKAGMAMVAFAGPLSNLVVAGVAGFPIHAGMVPWRTPFLVPSSVSFWDGSDYLGLFLSTTVIFNCVLAVFNLIPLAPLDGFRVAAGVLPRELSETVISLEQYGPAILLLLLILPFLTSGSVSILHEVMSPAINGLARAFTGVDGGVFG; encoded by the coding sequence TTGTTATTCTCTTATCTCGATCTATTAGAGGTCAGCCTCTGGTTGTTCCTCGTCTTCTTCGGCTCCGTTCTCGGGGCCTTGCTTGTAGGTATCACCTTCCACGAGTTCAGCCACGCCTTCGCCGCCTATTCTCTGGGCGACCCGACGGCCCGAAACATGGGCCGCCTCTCCCTGAACCCGAAGGTGCACCTCGACCCGATGGGCACGCTGCTGCTCTTCATCGGCGGGTTCGGCTGGGGGAAGCCGGTGCCGGTCAATCACTTTCGATTGCGCAACGGGCCGAAGGCGGGCATGGCAATGGTCGCCTTCGCCGGCCCTCTCTCGAACCTGGTGGTCGCGGGCGTCGCCGGCTTTCCCATACACGCGGGCATGGTGCCCTGGCGCACCCCGTTCCTCGTCCCCTCGAGCGTCTCCTTCTGGGATGGCTCCGATTACCTGGGGCTGTTCCTCAGCACCACCGTCATCTTCAACTGCGTGCTCGCCGTCTTCAACCTGATCCCGCTCGCCCCCCTCGACGGCTTTCGAGTCGCCGCGGGCGTCCTGCCGAGAGAGCTGTCGGAGACGGTGATAAGCCTTGAGCAATACGGCCCCGCCATCCTGCTGCTCCTGCTCATCCTGCCGTTCCTCACATCCGGCTCCGTGAGCATCCTCCACGAGGTCATGTCCCCGGCGATAAACGGTCTCGCGCGCGCGTTCACCGGAGTTGACGGTGGTGTCTTTGGCTAG
- the aroA gene encoding 3-phosphoshikimate 1-carboxyvinyltransferase: MSPEITVKPARRLEGAVIAPGDKSISHRAAILNAIASGQAAVDNFLPADDCLATLDCLRALGVDLLLERSERKPRLIVEGRGFDGLREPAAALDARNSGTTMRLLAGLLAGRPFLSVLTGDSSLLSRPMGRIVAPLREMGAQVRGRDGDTLAPLTIRGGPLRGIDHRMPVASAQVKSALLLAGLQAEGETRLTEPAPSRDHTERMLRAMGASLRSDGEALVLSPSERLAPLSMRVPGDISAAAFWLVAGAIHPNAEIRLEGVGVNPTRAGVIEALRMMGADLRVDNQREEDGEPKADLTVRSSRLRGVRIEGPLVVRLIDEVPVLAVAAALAQGRTVISGVAELRVKESDRVAATVEELRKLGARIEGSDDSLVIEGVPALTGARCDSRGDHRLAMALAVAGLVARGDTVISGADAVGVSYPGFWDDLRALTSPAAGAVEKG, translated from the coding sequence ATGAGTCCGGAGATCACGGTAAAGCCGGCCCGTCGGCTCGAGGGCGCTGTGATCGCGCCCGGCGACAAGTCGATATCGCACCGGGCGGCGATCCTCAATGCCATCGCCTCGGGGCAGGCGGCCGTCGACAATTTCCTTCCCGCCGACGACTGCCTCGCCACCCTCGATTGCCTGCGCGCGCTGGGCGTCGACCTGTTGCTGGAGCGAAGCGAACGCAAACCCCGCCTAATCGTCGAGGGGCGCGGCTTCGACGGCCTGCGCGAGCCTGCCGCCGCGCTCGACGCGCGCAACTCCGGCACCACCATGCGCCTTCTCGCCGGCCTGCTGGCGGGGCGTCCCTTCCTTTCCGTCCTCACCGGCGACAGCTCGCTGCTCAGCCGTCCCATGGGGCGCATCGTGGCGCCGCTGCGCGAGATGGGCGCGCAGGTCCGCGGGCGCGACGGCGATACCCTTGCGCCCCTGACGATACGCGGCGGCCCGCTGCGCGGGATCGACCACCGGATGCCGGTGGCGAGCGCGCAGGTCAAATCGGCGCTGCTGCTCGCAGGCTTGCAGGCGGAGGGCGAGACGCGGCTGACGGAGCCGGCACCGTCGCGCGACCACACGGAGCGGATGCTCAGAGCGATGGGCGCGTCCTTGCGTTCGGACGGCGAGGCGCTTGTCCTTTCGCCGTCGGAGCGTCTCGCGCCGCTCAGCATGCGCGTCCCCGGCGACATCAGCGCCGCCGCTTTCTGGCTCGTCGCGGGCGCCATCCATCCGAACGCGGAGATACGGCTCGAGGGCGTGGGCGTCAACCCGACGCGCGCCGGCGTCATCGAAGCGCTGCGCATGATGGGCGCCGACCTGCGCGTCGACAACCAGCGTGAGGAGGACGGCGAACCGAAAGCGGACCTCACGGTGCGTTCGAGCCGCCTGCGCGGCGTTCGCATCGAGGGGCCGCTTGTGGTCCGTCTCATCGACGAGGTGCCGGTGCTGGCGGTCGCTGCCGCCCTGGCGCAAGGGCGCACCGTCATATCAGGCGTGGCGGAGCTGCGTGTCAAGGAATCGGACCGCGTGGCGGCCACAGTCGAGGAACTGCGAAAGCTGGGCGCGCGCATCGAAGGCAGCGATGATTCGCTGGTGATCGAGGGCGTGCCCGCGCTCACCGGCGCCCGCTGCGACAGCCGCGGCGACCACCGGCTGGCGATGGCGCTGGCGGTGGCGGGGCTTGTCGCGCGGGGCGACACGGTGATTTCGGGGGCCGACGCCGTCGGCGTCTCCTATCCCGGCTTCTGGGACGACCTGCGGGCGCTGACGTCACCGGCGGCCGGGGCTGTAGAGAAGGGGTGA
- a CDS encoding hemerythrin domain-containing protein, which produces MEAPVRKIRYIHKAIRKELDRLEQEALALNPNDREALDRLAERHAFLQMVVRAHSDGEDEVMFPELETKVPNVTEPYVLDHRAKDEAFETVGRLIGELREASSEQRRSELLWGIQRGFIALNTDLVNHFRKEELHLVPLVEQNFGFEEQGETVRRSLEHYPREQMPRIFGWMINALDPDERADQLQTVMRTLPPQALAPAFEEARKLIGPDAWRELQRRIPDLAA; this is translated from the coding sequence ATGGAGGCTCCGGTACGCAAGATCAGGTACATCCACAAGGCAATCCGGAAGGAACTGGACAGGCTGGAACAGGAAGCGCTGGCCCTCAACCCGAACGATCGAGAAGCGCTCGACCGTCTGGCAGAGCGGCACGCGTTCCTGCAAATGGTGGTGCGGGCGCACTCCGACGGCGAGGACGAGGTAATGTTCCCCGAGCTCGAGACGAAGGTGCCGAACGTTACAGAGCCCTACGTCCTCGACCACCGGGCGAAGGACGAGGCGTTTGAGACGGTTGGACGGTTGATCGGCGAGCTGAGAGAGGCAAGCTCGGAGCAGAGGCGGTCAGAGCTGCTGTGGGGGATCCAGCGAGGCTTCATCGCCCTGAACACCGACCTGGTCAACCACTTCCGCAAGGAAGAGCTTCACCTGGTACCCCTTGTCGAGCAGAACTTCGGGTTCGAGGAGCAGGGGGAAACGGTGCGCCGCTCGCTGGAGCATTACCCGCGCGAGCAGATGCCCCGCATCTTCGGCTGGATGATCAACGCGCTCGACCCTGATGAGCGGGCCGACCAGTTGCAGACGGTGATGCGAACCCTTCCTCCGCAGGCGTTGGCGCCCGCGTTCGAGGAGGCCAGGAAGCTGATCGGGCCCGATGCCTGGCGGGAGCTGCAGAGGCGCATCCCCGACCTGGCGGCCTAG
- a CDS encoding DUF2254 family protein — translation MKTRLGNLWEKVRNSFWAIPVLMVAFATGLSFAAVAIDRGIEGSDVEGKFGIYSGGGDGARALLQATAGSMISVAGVVFSITIATLSLASSQFGPRIIRSFIRDPWNQVVLGTFVATFIYSLLVLRTVRTDETVFVPYVSVTVALLLALASIGLLIFFIHHLSTMLMIERASRELPEPGDRIDVEERYRAALSALGY, via the coding sequence ATGAAGACGCGGCTGGGCAACCTCTGGGAGAAGGTGCGCAACAGCTTCTGGGCGATCCCCGTCCTCATGGTCGCGTTCGCGACGGGTCTATCGTTTGCGGCCGTGGCCATCGACCGCGGCATCGAAGGGAGCGACGTCGAAGGCAAGTTCGGCATCTATTCGGGCGGCGGCGACGGCGCACGAGCGCTCTTGCAGGCGACAGCGGGGTCGATGATCTCGGTCGCCGGCGTCGTCTTCTCGATCACCATCGCCACGCTGTCGCTCGCCTCGTCGCAGTTCGGGCCCCGCATCATCCGCAGCTTCATCCGCGATCCCTGGAACCAGGTGGTCCTGGGCACGTTCGTCGCCACGTTCATATACTCTCTGCTCGTGCTCCGCACCGTCCGGACCGACGAGACCGTCTTCGTGCCGTATGTCTCCGTCACGGTCGCGCTCCTGCTCGCCCTTGCCAGCATCGGGCTTCTCATCTTCTTCATTCACCACCTCTCGACGATGCTGATGATTGAGCGGGCGAGCCGCGAGCTGCCGGAACCGGGCGACCGCATCGACGTCGAGGAACGGTACCGGGCGGCTTTGAGCGCCCTGGGCTACTAG
- a CDS encoding HD domain-containing protein: MARTLYRSRQFFTSIGASLSDDDKAEVERRLEGDLLALFYGMTPRDQRHCVEVFRTLQSRGHDDSELLLAALLHDVGKGPVRLWHRVAYVVIRAASPRLLKALARPEGSGWRRALASFSDHSTRGASLLEAAGAPEGVVRLVRTHEHAGGDDPRAAALRAADESC, encoded by the coding sequence TTGGCTAGAACGCTCTACCGATCGCGCCAGTTCTTCACCTCCATCGGCGCCTCGCTCAGCGACGACGACAAAGCCGAGGTGGAACGCCGGCTGGAAGGCGACCTCCTGGCGCTGTTTTACGGGATGACGCCGCGCGACCAGCGCCACTGTGTTGAGGTCTTCCGGACGCTGCAGAGCAGGGGCCACGACGACAGCGAACTGCTCCTCGCCGCCCTCCTGCACGATGTCGGCAAGGGGCCGGTAAGGCTGTGGCACCGCGTGGCATACGTCGTCATCAGGGCAGCGTCGCCACGACTACTCAAGGCGCTCGCCCGCCCCGAGGGGAGCGGCTGGCGACGCGCTCTCGCCTCATTCAGCGACCACTCGACCCGCGGGGCGTCGCTGCTGGAGGCGGCGGGCGCGCCCGAGGGAGTCGTGAGGCTGGTGCGAACGCACGAGCATGCGGGCGGCGACGACCCGCGGGCGGCGGCGCTGCGGGCGGCCGACGAATCGTGCTAG
- a CDS encoding trehalose-6-phosphate synthase — protein sequence MDTQRLSTSGKNDDGGGDQRRIIVVSNRGPLEHFVDEQGELRHRTAGGGVATALSSVAESVPLTWIASALSEGDREAARRGPIYLGRGKRLRLVAADRGALDLFYNHFCNPLLWFLQHSLYDNGYLRPQLIEKAPEAWERGYLPINQALAEAAAAEARGRGDCRGVMLHDYHLYAAPLFIRNLCPRVALQHFVHIPWPSLEAWQLLPRPIVDSIHEGLLANDSVVFQNEASAQQFLVSCWSFVPDARIDFSQSVIRHRGRSIRVWANPMAVNVFELRARLASPEAERYREALQAEAGERTIVRVDRMDPSKNILGGFRAFGRLLQERPEWRGRVKFLAFLVPSRTSIPEYRAYAENVLKLVDEINARYGSPGWSPIKVFYEQNRLQALVGLTLYDVLLVNSLADGMNLVAKEGPAVNQTDGALVLSTTAGAFEELRDGAIAVRADDVENTARALHTALSLGDDQRRERAYLLRRALFRHDLGRWLRLMLEDLDEAMTSVAAASRSFSSGRLDLRA from the coding sequence GTGGATACCCAGAGACTGTCGACATCAGGAAAGAATGACGACGGAGGTGGCGACCAAAGACGCATCATCGTAGTCAGCAACCGCGGGCCCCTTGAGCACTTCGTCGACGAGCAAGGGGAGTTGCGCCACCGGACGGCAGGCGGCGGCGTCGCTACTGCCCTTTCATCCGTGGCTGAATCTGTGCCCCTCACCTGGATCGCCAGCGCCCTGTCGGAAGGCGACCGGGAAGCGGCCAGGAGAGGGCCAATCTATCTCGGACGGGGAAAGCGCCTGCGGCTTGTCGCCGCCGATCGCGGAGCACTCGACCTCTTCTATAATCACTTCTGCAATCCTCTCCTCTGGTTCCTCCAGCATTCCCTCTACGACAACGGATACCTGCGGCCCCAACTCATCGAGAAGGCGCCGGAAGCTTGGGAGCGCGGCTATCTTCCTATCAATCAGGCCCTGGCGGAGGCGGCCGCAGCGGAGGCGAGAGGACGGGGCGACTGCCGCGGCGTCATGCTGCACGACTATCACCTGTACGCGGCGCCGCTCTTCATCCGCAACCTCTGCCCGCGGGTCGCCCTGCAACACTTCGTGCACATCCCCTGGCCCAGCCTGGAAGCCTGGCAGCTGCTGCCGCGCCCCATCGTCGATTCCATTCACGAGGGGCTCCTCGCCAACGACAGCGTCGTCTTCCAGAACGAGGCGTCGGCGCAGCAGTTTCTCGTGTCCTGCTGGTCGTTCGTCCCTGACGCCCGCATAGATTTCAGTCAGTCGGTTATCCGCCACCGCGGCCGGAGCATCCGCGTGTGGGCGAACCCGATGGCAGTGAACGTGTTCGAGCTGCGCGCCCGTCTTGCGTCGCCGGAAGCCGAGCGTTACCGTGAGGCCCTGCAGGCAGAAGCGGGCGAGCGAACGATCGTCCGTGTCGACCGCATGGACCCGAGCAAGAACATACTCGGCGGTTTCCGCGCCTTCGGCCGCCTGCTTCAGGAGCGCCCGGAGTGGCGAGGAAGAGTGAAGTTCCTCGCGTTCCTGGTGCCTTCACGCACGAGCATCCCCGAGTACCGCGCCTACGCCGAGAACGTCCTCAAGCTTGTGGACGAGATTAACGCCCGCTACGGCAGCCCCGGCTGGTCGCCGATCAAGGTCTTCTACGAGCAGAACCGCCTTCAGGCCCTGGTCGGCCTCACCCTCTACGACGTGCTGCTGGTGAATTCGCTTGCCGACGGCATGAACCTCGTCGCCAAGGAAGGGCCGGCGGTCAACCAGACGGACGGCGCGCTCGTGCTGTCGACGACGGCGGGGGCGTTCGAGGAGCTGCGCGATGGGGCGATCGCGGTGCGAGCGGACGACGTGGAAAACACGGCGAGGGCGCTGCACACGGCCCTGTCGCTTGGCGATGACCAGCGGCGGGAGCGGGCCTATTTGCTGCGGCGGGCCCTGTTCCGCCACGACCTCGGGCGCTGGCTGCGCCTGATGCTGGAAGACCTGGACGAGGCGATGACGAGCGTGGCGGCGGCAAGCCGCAGCTTCTCCTCGGGCCGCCTCGACCTGCGGGCCTAG
- a CDS encoding DUF370 domain-containing protein, whose product MSADLIHVGFGNHLATNHVIAVASPNSAPIRRVIQDTKGKGMVIDMTSGRRTKSVMFMDDGHIILAAITPETIAARATGRRAAAHREPSEAVAGAPA is encoded by the coding sequence ATGAGCGCAGACCTCATCCATGTCGGGTTTGGGAATCATCTGGCAACCAACCACGTTATCGCTGTCGCTTCCCCTAATTCCGCGCCGATCCGCCGCGTCATCCAGGACACCAAAGGCAAGGGCATGGTGATCGACATGACGAGCGGACGCCGCACGAAGTCGGTGATGTTCATGGACGACGGTCACATCATCCTGGCGGCGATAACCCCGGAGACGATAGCGGCAAGGGCGACGGGGCGGCGGGCGGCGGCCCATCGGGAGCCGTCGGAGGCGGTGGCGGGAGCGCCGGCGTGA
- a CDS encoding acyltransferase translates to MAEANPGGPALAARSSDAAASETRSSGGQPAGRYTLGYQPALDGIRALSVAAVLAFHAGYSWARGGYLGVDAFFVLSGYLITSLLIVEWRRTGRISLSGFWARRARRLLPALYLVLLWMVGYAVIFSDTVRLDRLREDVIAVLTGISNWWPLIIDREYFTPLRHMWSLSIEQQYYVVWPLLFLAFIRVARDPMKGLLYGTLAVGLVSVFLSVWLYDPDVVPTRIHFGTDTRAQSLLVGAALAAVLAQRGPLRGRYVNFALQVVALACCAAVVYSWWSIALHDEFLFRGGYLLFALAVAVVILAALQPEGAFVGRLLALPPLPQLGLISYGIYLWHWPVYWVLTPDRVELEGYPLFAARVALTVFIAAVSYNLIEVPFRRGAFRRLWVSWSFAPASAVCIAAMIVWVTQTGI, encoded by the coding sequence ATGGCCGAAGCGAATCCCGGCGGCCCAGCCCTCGCGGCTCGTTCCTCGGACGCAGCCGCCAGTGAAACGCGCTCTTCGGGAGGCCAGCCGGCCGGGCGCTACACTCTGGGGTATCAGCCCGCGCTCGACGGCATTCGGGCGCTGTCGGTGGCGGCTGTCCTCGCCTTCCATGCCGGCTACTCCTGGGCGCGCGGCGGATACCTCGGCGTCGACGCCTTCTTTGTCCTCAGCGGCTATCTGATCACAAGCCTGCTCATCGTGGAGTGGCGCCGCACGGGCCGCATAAGCCTCTCCGGCTTCTGGGCGCGGCGGGCGCGCCGCCTTCTCCCGGCCCTTTATCTGGTGCTGCTCTGGATGGTGGGCTATGCCGTCATCTTCTCGGATACGGTGCGTCTGGACAGGCTGCGCGAAGACGTTATCGCCGTATTGACGGGCATCTCCAACTGGTGGCCCCTGATTATCGACCGCGAGTACTTCACACCGCTGCGCCATATGTGGTCGCTGTCTATTGAGCAGCAGTACTACGTGGTCTGGCCTTTGCTCTTCCTCGCCTTCATCCGGGTGGCCCGCGACCCGATGAAGGGGCTGCTCTACGGCACGCTGGCCGTGGGGCTTGTGTCGGTCTTTCTGTCGGTGTGGCTGTACGACCCGGACGTCGTCCCGACGCGCATCCACTTCGGCACCGACACGCGCGCGCAGTCGCTGCTGGTGGGCGCGGCGCTGGCCGCCGTGCTGGCGCAGCGCGGTCCGCTACGGGGTCGCTACGTGAACTTCGCCTTGCAGGTCGTCGCGCTGGCGTGCTGCGCCGCGGTGGTCTATTCGTGGTGGTCCATCGCTCTCCACGATGAGTTCCTGTTTCGAGGCGGTTACCTGCTGTTCGCGCTCGCGGTCGCCGTTGTCATTCTGGCGGCCCTGCAGCCTGAGGGCGCTTTCGTAGGAAGGCTGCTGGCGCTTCCCCCGCTGCCGCAGCTCGGTCTCATATCGTACGGCATCTACCTCTGGCACTGGCCTGTCTACTGGGTCCTTACGCCCGACCGCGTGGAGCTGGAAGGCTACCCGTTGTTCGCCGCTCGGGTCGCTCTCACGGTGTTCATTGCCGCCGTCTCGTACAATCTCATCGAGGTGCCCTTCCGCCGGGGGGCCTTTCGCCGGCTGTGGGTATCGTGGTCGTTTGCGCCGGCGAGCGCCGTCTGCATCGCCGCCATGATCGTCTGGGTTACGCAGACCGGCATCTGA
- a CDS encoding (Fe-S)-binding protein, with protein MRKNMFIEEDCTFCGACLAECPFLEMSLEDAREEIARLIRTREPGDMSRDCAGCFYCDVVCPVEANPSHLMREVRSAKARGKGASCLSLMTEEVPCNIMSVGLEFETEEKARDLNAYTNPAPAREVFYLGCSLSYIFTDLAKTKLLERLPKVGGMKYCCGLDVYALFGEEEARIKGRRLLDALRKTGIERMVTFCPGCDDMISQVYPKLIPEFDIETLTIAEYLVQQHQKGEIRFTNPINRRVTFHDPCAWRMMATDVHDSPRRLLELMGAEVVEMKHNRRESLCCGTPVAGRNPQLTSAISARRVSEARETGAEAIVVSCTGCLSLSAQAREQDIEVYNITELAQMAIGEQPPHRVAEISRQLRSDIVKKVVEHPELLRERYVIRDGKVDRV; from the coding sequence GTGAGGAAGAACATGTTCATAGAAGAAGATTGCACGTTTTGCGGGGCATGTCTCGCGGAATGTCCGTTTCTCGAGATGTCTCTGGAGGACGCGCGGGAGGAGATAGCCCGGCTCATCCGGACAAGAGAACCCGGCGACATGTCGAGAGATTGTGCCGGCTGCTTCTACTGCGACGTAGTCTGTCCCGTCGAAGCGAACCCTTCGCACCTTATGAGAGAGGTCCGGTCCGCTAAGGCCCGCGGCAAAGGCGCAAGTTGCCTATCGCTCATGACGGAAGAGGTGCCGTGCAACATCATGTCCGTCGGACTGGAGTTCGAAACGGAGGAAAAAGCCAGGGACCTGAACGCCTACACGAACCCCGCGCCGGCCAGGGAAGTCTTCTATCTGGGATGCAGCCTTTCATACATCTTCACCGACCTTGCGAAGACGAAGCTCCTTGAGCGCTTGCCCAAAGTGGGCGGGATGAAATACTGCTGCGGGCTCGACGTGTACGCGCTGTTTGGAGAAGAAGAGGCCAGGATCAAGGGACGGCGCTTGCTGGATGCGCTGAGGAAGACCGGAATCGAAAGGATGGTCACCTTCTGCCCCGGCTGTGACGATATGATCAGTCAAGTCTACCCGAAGCTCATTCCCGAATTCGACATCGAGACCCTGACCATTGCGGAATACCTGGTGCAACAGCATCAAAAAGGCGAGATCAGGTTCACCAACCCCATCAACCGCAGAGTGACCTTCCATGACCCCTGCGCCTGGAGAATGATGGCCACGGACGTGCATGACAGTCCGAGAAGGCTTCTCGAACTGATGGGGGCAGAGGTCGTCGAGATGAAACACAACCGGAGGGAATCGCTGTGTTGTGGGACCCCGGTAGCGGGGCGGAATCCTCAACTGACGTCTGCCATCTCCGCGAGACGGGTATCCGAGGCAAGAGAAACGGGCGCAGAGGCCATCGTCGTAAGTTGCACCGGTTGCCTTTCCTTGTCGGCTCAGGCCCGGGAACAGGATATCGAGGTCTACAACATCACAGAGCTGGCCCAAATGGCTATCGGCGAGCAACCGCCGCACCGGGTTGCGGAGATCAGCAGGCAACTCAGGAGCGACATCGTCAAGAAGGTCGTTGAGCATCCGGAGCTACTGCGCGAAAGGTACGTGATTCGGGACGGGAAGGTGGACCGCGTCTAG
- a CDS encoding DedA family protein: MAIESACIPLPSEIIMPLSGWMLIKERSLGAEWLLLAAFCGALGNYLGSLLAYYVGAWGGRPLVNRFGRYVLISPHDLDIAERWFTKYGNWAIFFSRVLPVVRTFISLPAGMARMNIWRFSLYTFVGSFPWSLGLAWAGYVLGENWERIRDWMRPADVPILIIALILIGLYVYRHIKRAWQEPEPSGPEA; this comes from the coding sequence ATGGCCATTGAGAGCGCCTGCATTCCCCTTCCCAGCGAGATCATCATGCCCCTCTCGGGCTGGATGCTCATAAAGGAGCGTTCGCTGGGCGCGGAATGGCTCCTCCTTGCCGCTTTCTGCGGCGCCCTCGGCAACTACCTGGGCTCGCTGCTCGCCTATTACGTCGGCGCCTGGGGCGGGCGCCCGCTGGTGAACCGCTTCGGGCGCTACGTCCTGATTTCCCCCCACGATCTTGATATCGCGGAAAGATGGTTTACAAAGTACGGCAACTGGGCTATATTCTTCTCACGCGTGCTGCCGGTAGTGCGGACGTTCATAAGTCTGCCCGCCGGCATGGCGCGGATGAACATATGGCGCTTTAGCCTGTATACTTTCGTCGGGTCGTTCCCCTGGTCATTGGGGCTCGCCTGGGCGGGATACGTCCTGGGCGAGAACTGGGAGCGGATCCGGGACTGGATGAGGCCGGCAGACGTGCCGATCCTTATAATAGCCCTCATTCTCATAGGGCTGTACGTCTACCGGCACATAAAGAGGGCTTGGCAGGAGCCGGAGCCATCGGGGCCTGAGGCGTAG
- a CDS encoding prephenate dehydrogenase/arogenate dehydrogenase family protein: MARIAILGLGLIGGSMGLALKQSRLKDIEIAGYDVERGVATKAQRIGAIDRAAPDAQTAVREAAIVIIATPISAMREVMGEIAEALPDNCIVTDTASTKTDVLRWAEELLPRRVSFVGGHPMAGKEQSGIDAAEAGIFEGRAYCVVPSVSAKETAVNSIVGLAQLVNAVPVYLDAQEHDSYAAAVSHLPLVASAALFSLARESPAWPEMSQVASTGFRDATRLASTNPELTDDIVRTNREQVVHWVNRMVQELIRLRDLIEKGDEDEVFKTFARIQFERDTYITTGARRREEAAAPMPDAGVTVSDLLVGEWAARRTREIMKSLEEQERRARERRPRRK, translated from the coding sequence TTGGCTAGAATAGCGATACTCGGCCTGGGACTTATCGGCGGGTCGATGGGCCTCGCACTCAAGCAGTCACGCCTGAAGGACATCGAAATCGCCGGCTACGACGTCGAACGCGGCGTCGCGACCAAGGCGCAACGCATCGGCGCCATCGACCGCGCAGCGCCCGACGCGCAGACGGCCGTGCGGGAAGCGGCCATCGTAATAATCGCCACGCCGATCTCGGCCATGCGCGAGGTGATGGGCGAGATCGCAGAGGCGCTGCCCGACAACTGCATCGTCACCGACACGGCGAGCACGAAGACGGATGTGCTGAGGTGGGCGGAGGAGCTCCTGCCGCGGCGCGTCAGCTTCGTGGGCGGCCACCCGATGGCGGGCAAAGAGCAGTCGGGGATCGACGCCGCGGAGGCAGGTATCTTCGAGGGGCGCGCCTACTGCGTCGTGCCGTCGGTCTCGGCAAAGGAAACGGCCGTCAACTCCATCGTCGGGCTGGCGCAACTGGTGAACGCCGTCCCCGTCTACCTCGACGCGCAGGAACACGATAGCTACGCCGCCGCCGTCAGCCACCTGCCGCTCGTCGCTTCCGCCGCCCTGTTCTCGCTGGCGCGCGAGAGCCCTGCGTGGCCGGAGATGTCGCAGGTGGCGTCGACCGGCTTCCGCGACGCCACTCGCCTCGCCTCAACCAACCCTGAACTGACCGACGACATCGTCCGCACCAACCGCGAGCAGGTCGTTCACTGGGTGAACCGTATGGTGCAGGAGTTGATCCGTCTTCGCGACCTGATAGAGAAGGGCGACGAGGACGAGGTATTCAAGACGTTCGCTAGGATCCAGTTCGAGCGCGACACCTACATCACCACCGGCGCCAGGCGGCGGGAAGAGGCGGCGGCGCCCATGCCCGACGCGGGCGTCACCGTCTCCGACCTGCTCGTTGGCGAGTGGGCGGCCCGGCGCACGCGCGAGATCATGAAGTCGCTCGAAGAGCAGGAACGCAGGGCGCGAGAGAGACGCCCGCGAAGGAAATGA
- a CDS encoding DUF6391 domain-containing protein has translation MLNRFVAAVRRNHALEHATIAVLMRRLGPNTRMVGRATPSGFYIYGDMPEGSVEESAREGLARLKNGESGLAVSALCGTNLAVAGVMAGLAALIASGGRNRWERMPTTLLSSMLAVLAAQPVGRWLQKNLTTSADVSGLEITGVRHAGQGVRHYHKVETSQG, from the coding sequence ATGTTGAACAGGTTTGTGGCGGCGGTGCGACGCAATCACGCTCTCGAGCACGCGACAATCGCTGTGCTGATGCGGCGTTTGGGCCCTAACACTCGGATGGTCGGGCGGGCGACGCCGAGCGGCTTTTACATCTACGGCGACATGCCGGAAGGTTCGGTCGAGGAGTCGGCGCGGGAAGGTCTCGCGCGCCTGAAGAACGGCGAGTCTGGCCTTGCCGTCTCCGCCCTCTGCGGCACGAACCTCGCCGTGGCCGGCGTCATGGCGGGGCTGGCGGCGCTCATTGCCAGTGGCGGGCGCAACCGCTGGGAGCGCATGCCGACGACGTTGCTGTCGTCGATGCTGGCGGTGCTGGCGGCGCAGCCTGTCGGGCGCTGGTTGCAGAAGAACCTGACGACGAGCGCGGACGTATCAGGGCTGGAGATAACGGGCGTGCGGCATGCCGGCCAGGGCGTACGGCATTATCATAAAGTAGAGACATCGCAGGGTTAG